Proteins encoded in a region of the Agromyces protaetiae genome:
- a CDS encoding Imm61 family immunity protein — protein MNTDAQGFDAQGLDDPALIAFAEQARTVPLPPRAGVLARFSDMELIDSVVERDGEFLLETSERGGQARPVVSSTALSPVRRALVLRLGAAARYRLQLPRFEVPVDRAALPAGFELVDLPGAVELRWDESGTTLSARFWSGASAANDAVRFARFARASEAELMAAFLDPKARAVPPLVA, from the coding sequence GTGAACACGGACGCGCAGGGGTTCGACGCGCAGGGGCTCGACGACCCGGCGCTGATCGCGTTCGCCGAACAGGCGCGTACGGTGCCGCTGCCGCCGCGTGCCGGCGTGCTCGCCCGGTTCAGCGACATGGAGCTCATCGATTCCGTCGTCGAACGGGACGGCGAGTTCCTGCTCGAGACGAGCGAGCGCGGGGGACAGGCCCGCCCCGTGGTGTCGAGCACCGCACTCTCGCCGGTGCGGCGCGCGCTCGTGCTCCGGTTGGGGGCCGCGGCGCGGTACCGACTGCAGTTACCGAGGTTCGAGGTCCCGGTCGATCGTGCCGCCCTGCCCGCGGGGTTCGAGCTCGTGGACCTGCCCGGGGCCGTGGAGCTGCGCTGGGACGAGTCGGGAACGACGCTGTCGGCGCGTTTCTGGTCGGGTGCGTCCGCGGCGAACGACGCGGTCCGATTCGCGCGGTTCGCGCGGGCTTCCGAGGCCGAGCTGATGGCGGCGTTCCTCGATCCGAAGGCTCGCGCGGTCCCTCCGCTGGTCGCGTAG
- a CDS encoding T6SS immunity protein Tdi1 domain-containing protein yields the protein MNEHFQPGFRVVGAISPEVVERYGELVPARVEDAWTADGALISADGFARLIDPATLLPVMDTLLPSHPGALPVFATAWGDLVVLHDGAFVLVMFRYGFYVTFAKRANGMIFADLEDPQEHSTRLQRSIYDDAVAALGVPAIDECFGFVLPLAAGGSESVDNVARRPLKEHLAFLVETGGAPRDLDELAPAAPREGDGR from the coding sequence ATGAACGAGCACTTCCAGCCGGGATTCCGGGTCGTCGGCGCGATCTCCCCAGAGGTGGTCGAACGGTACGGCGAGCTCGTGCCCGCGCGCGTCGAGGATGCCTGGACCGCCGACGGCGCGCTGATCAGCGCCGACGGCTTCGCGCGACTGATCGACCCGGCGACTCTGCTGCCGGTCATGGACACGCTGCTGCCGTCGCACCCCGGGGCACTCCCGGTGTTCGCAACGGCGTGGGGTGACCTCGTCGTGCTCCACGACGGGGCGTTCGTCCTCGTGATGTTCCGGTACGGCTTCTACGTCACCTTCGCGAAGCGGGCGAACGGCATGATCTTCGCCGACCTCGAAGACCCGCAGGAGCACTCGACCAGGCTGCAGCGCAGCATCTACGACGACGCGGTCGCGGCGCTCGGCGTGCCGGCGATCGACGAGTGCTTCGGCTTCGTCTTGCCGCTCGCTGCGGGCGGGTCCGAGTCGGTCGACAATGTGGCCCGCCGGCCGCTCAAGGAGCACCTGGCCTTCCTCGTGGAGACGGGCGGCGCCCCGCGCGACCTGGATGAGCTGGCGCCCGCGGCGCCTCGAGAAGGAGACGGGCGATGA